A genomic region of Mesobacillus jeotgali contains the following coding sequences:
- a CDS encoding cell division protein FtsQ/DivIB, with amino-acid sequence MDKRKIVSIEDRIPKLKHQRRKKANRRLIMLLALFFILIAGVIYFQSPLSKVKEITVSGNESYSYEHIVEKSGLSFESNVWKISKGDVEEKLEKIQEIKQATVNVKFPNKIAIELEEYSRLAYISKGKNFYPVLENGNILGEKQIDEIPVNAPILIGFKEGKVLDEMIASLEELPEVVINSISEIHSQPVKTDKYLVKLYMNDGFEVNATLRTFSEKMVHYPSIVSQLDPSKKGVIDLEVGSYFKAYEAEEAEEVEIEKESEQ; translated from the coding sequence ATGGACAAGAGGAAAATCGTCTCAATTGAAGATCGGATTCCAAAGTTAAAACATCAAAGGCGCAAGAAAGCTAATCGCAGGCTTATCATGCTTCTGGCATTGTTTTTTATATTAATAGCCGGTGTTATCTATTTCCAGTCACCGCTAAGCAAGGTGAAAGAAATCACTGTCTCAGGAAATGAGTCCTATTCCTACGAGCACATCGTGGAAAAAAGCGGACTCAGCTTTGAGTCAAATGTGTGGAAAATCAGCAAAGGCGATGTTGAAGAAAAACTGGAGAAAATCCAGGAAATCAAACAAGCTACTGTGAACGTAAAGTTTCCAAATAAGATCGCCATTGAGCTTGAAGAATATAGCAGGCTTGCCTACATTTCAAAGGGGAAGAATTTTTACCCGGTCCTTGAAAATGGAAATATACTTGGAGAAAAGCAGATTGATGAGATTCCTGTTAACGCGCCAATCTTAATAGGCTTTAAAGAAGGGAAGGTCCTGGATGAAATGATTGCTTCACTGGAGGAACTGCCTGAAGTTGTCATCAATTCAATCTCTGAAATACACTCACAGCCTGTTAAAACGGATAAATATCTTGTTAAGCTGTATATGAATGACGGTTTCGAGGTGAATGCTACTCTCAGGACTTTTTCTGAAAAAATGGTACATTATCCTTCAATTGTCAGTCAGCTTGACCCTTCTAAAAAGGGTGTAATCGATCTCGAGGTTGGCTCTTATTTTAAAGCATATGAAGCAGAGGAAGCTGAGGAAGTTGAAATTGAAAAAGAAAGTGAACAGTAA
- the murG gene encoding undecaprenyldiphospho-muramoylpentapeptide beta-N-acetylglucosaminyltransferase has protein sequence MKIAVSGGGTGGHIYPALALIREIQKKDENVEFLYIGTEKGLESKLVPRENIPFKSIHITGFKRKISFENVKTILRFLKGVRDSKKMLKEFKPDVVIGTGGYVCGPVVYAAAKMGIPTIVHEQNSVPGLTNKFLSRYVDKIAICFEEAREFFPEQKVVLTGNPRASEVLGQDGIKGRLSAGLKLKIPTVLIFGGSRGARPINEAVVKSLAELSGKSYQVLYVTGDVHFEDVQKEVELVGNPENVNIKPFIHNMPEVLSGVDLTVARAGATTLAELTSLGIPSILIPSPYVTDNHQEKNARALSENGAARLLLEKDLTGPKLVESIDHILGNEDKLADMKKAAKKLGIPDAAQRLYRLMEELAKK, from the coding sequence ATGAAGATTGCAGTTAGCGGCGGCGGTACAGGTGGACATATTTATCCTGCGCTCGCACTAATAAGGGAAATTCAAAAAAAGGATGAGAATGTCGAGTTTCTCTACATAGGGACGGAAAAAGGGCTCGAAAGCAAGCTTGTGCCCAGGGAGAACATCCCATTTAAATCCATACATATCACAGGGTTCAAACGAAAGATTTCATTTGAAAACGTAAAAACAATCCTGCGGTTTCTCAAAGGTGTCAGGGACAGTAAAAAAATGCTCAAGGAATTCAAGCCAGATGTGGTCATTGGTACTGGCGGCTATGTTTGCGGCCCTGTGGTCTATGCGGCTGCGAAAATGGGCATACCTACAATTGTCCATGAACAAAACAGCGTTCCAGGTTTGACGAATAAATTCCTGAGCCGTTATGTTGATAAAATCGCGATTTGCTTTGAAGAAGCTAGGGAATTCTTCCCTGAGCAAAAGGTTGTGTTGACTGGTAACCCTAGAGCGTCAGAGGTACTTGGGCAAGATGGAATCAAAGGCAGATTGTCTGCCGGATTAAAACTCAAAATTCCTACAGTGCTTATTTTTGGCGGCAGCAGGGGTGCCAGGCCAATTAATGAAGCAGTCGTTAAAAGCCTCGCTGAATTAAGCGGTAAATCATATCAGGTGCTATATGTTACAGGCGATGTTCATTTTGAAGATGTCCAGAAGGAAGTTGAACTTGTCGGTAATCCGGAAAATGTCAACATCAAACCCTTTATTCACAATATGCCTGAGGTGCTATCCGGTGTTGATTTAACTGTTGCAAGGGCAGGAGCGACCACCCTGGCTGAACTTACTTCATTGGGGATTCCCAGCATATTGATTCCGAGCCCATATGTAACCGACAATCATCAAGAAAAAAACGCACGGGCTTTAAGCGAAAACGGAGCAGCACGGCTGCTGCTTGAAAAAGATCTTACAGGGCCCAAGCTGGTCGAAAGTATTGACCACATATTGGGCAACGAAGACAAGCTGGCCGATATGAAAAAGGCGGCGAAAAAACTAGGCATACCTGACGCAGCCCAGAGACTGTACCGTCTCATGGAGGAACTGGCGAAAAAGTAG
- the murB gene encoding UDP-N-acetylmuramate dehydrogenase, with protein sequence MKDLANKLRELNIGSVKENEPLANHTSMKIGGPADILIEPSSIENLRKAVEVIKDSGVEWTVIGRGSNLLVSDKGIEGVVIKLGSGLDDLEIDGTRVTAGGGLSLVNFAITISRKGLSGLEFAGGIPGSIGGAVYMNAGAHGSDISQILEKAYVLFEDGALEWLSNEEMKFSYRTSVLQKERPGVVVGAIFQLQEGNKDEIVAELQKNKDYRKETQPYNFPSCGSVFRNPLPNYAGNLIEKSGLKGHQIGGAQISELHANFIVNKGNAKAEDVLGLIQHVKDTVLDLHGVKMETEVEIIGRK encoded by the coding sequence ATGAAGGATCTAGCTAACAAACTTAGGGAATTGAACATCGGTTCGGTAAAGGAAAATGAACCGCTGGCAAACCATACATCAATGAAAATTGGCGGACCTGCTGACATACTTATTGAACCTTCATCAATAGAAAATTTAAGAAAAGCGGTTGAAGTCATTAAGGATTCTGGTGTTGAATGGACCGTGATCGGCAGAGGGTCAAATCTCCTCGTTTCAGACAAAGGCATTGAAGGTGTTGTGATTAAACTCGGTTCCGGACTTGATGATTTGGAGATCGATGGGACTAGAGTGACAGCTGGTGGAGGTCTTTCACTGGTCAACTTTGCGATCACCATTAGCCGAAAAGGACTTTCAGGACTTGAATTCGCAGGCGGAATTCCCGGGTCGATTGGCGGCGCGGTTTATATGAACGCAGGGGCCCATGGATCTGATATCTCACAAATCCTGGAGAAAGCCTATGTACTCTTTGAAGATGGCGCTCTTGAGTGGCTCTCAAATGAAGAAATGAAATTCTCCTATCGGACATCCGTCCTTCAAAAAGAGCGGCCAGGTGTTGTCGTAGGAGCCATTTTCCAACTGCAAGAGGGCAACAAGGATGAAATTGTGGCGGAGCTTCAAAAAAACAAGGATTATCGCAAAGAAACCCAGCCATATAACTTTCCAAGCTGCGGCAGTGTCTTTAGGAATCCCCTGCCCAATTATGCTGGGAATTTAATTGAAAAATCAGGTTTGAAAGGCCATCAAATCGGCGGGGCACAAATTTCGGAGCTTCATGCTAATTTCATTGTGAACAAAGGAAATGCAAAGGCCGAGGATGTACTTGGTCTGATTCAGCATGTAAAGGACACAGTCCTTGATTTACATGGTGTGAAAATGGAGACAGAGGTAGAAATTATAGGTCGTAAATAG
- the spoVE gene encoding stage V sporulation protein E produces MPTKKSTPDIFLMIVTFTLLAVGLIMVYSASAVWADYKFNDSFFFAKRQMLFAGVGIIAMFFIMNIDYWTWRTWAKVILIICFVLLILVLIPGIGNVRNGSRSWIGVGAFSVQPSEFMKIAMIAFLAKFLSENQKAITSFKKGLFPSLGLVFLAFGLIMLQPDLGTGTVMVGTSVVIIFIAGARISHFVGLGLLGVAGFVGLIISAPYRMKRITSFLDPWQDPLGSGFQMIQSLYAIGPGGLFGLGLGQSRQKFFYLPEPQTDFIFAILAEELGFIGGSLILLLFSLLLWRGVRIALGAPDLFGTFLATGIIAMIAIQVMINIGVVTGLMPVTGITLPFLSYGGSSLTLMLMAVGVLLNISRHSRY; encoded by the coding sequence TTGCCAACGAAAAAATCTACTCCAGACATTTTTCTTATGATTGTTACATTTACGCTTTTGGCAGTGGGCTTGATCATGGTCTATAGCGCAAGTGCTGTCTGGGCGGACTATAAGTTTAATGATTCTTTTTTCTTTGCGAAACGGCAAATGCTATTTGCTGGTGTCGGGATCATCGCGATGTTTTTCATCATGAATATTGACTATTGGACATGGAGAACATGGGCGAAGGTCATTTTGATTATTTGTTTTGTCCTGTTGATCCTTGTTTTGATTCCTGGAATCGGGAATGTGCGGAATGGATCAAGGAGCTGGATCGGAGTAGGTGCCTTTTCCGTTCAGCCATCAGAGTTCATGAAGATTGCGATGATTGCCTTCCTCGCGAAATTTTTGTCTGAGAACCAGAAAGCAATCACTTCATTTAAAAAGGGACTTTTCCCTTCTTTAGGGCTTGTGTTTCTGGCATTCGGTCTCATTATGCTTCAGCCTGATTTAGGAACAGGGACGGTAATGGTGGGCACTTCTGTTGTTATCATCTTTATTGCTGGGGCAAGGATCAGTCATTTTGTCGGCCTTGGACTGCTGGGGGTTGCAGGGTTTGTTGGCCTGATTATTTCAGCGCCATACAGGATGAAAAGGATCACATCGTTCCTTGACCCATGGCAGGATCCACTCGGGAGCGGGTTCCAAATGATCCAATCGCTTTATGCAATCGGCCCTGGGGGATTGTTCGGTCTTGGCCTGGGACAAAGCAGGCAAAAGTTCTTTTATCTGCCTGAACCCCAAACGGATTTTATATTCGCAATTCTTGCTGAGGAGCTTGGGTTCATTGGTGGTTCATTGATTCTTCTTTTATTCTCCTTACTGCTTTGGAGGGGAGTAAGGATTGCGCTTGGGGCTCCCGATTTATTCGGGACATTCCTGGCCACTGGGATCATTGCAATGATTGCAATCCAGGTCATGATCAATATCGGTGTTGTCACCGGCCTTATGCCTGTAACTGGCATAACGCTCCCATTCCTGAGCTACGGAGGATCATCTCTGACACTGATGCTGATGGCTGTCGGAGTATTGCTGAATATCAGTAGACATTCGAGATACTAA
- a CDS encoding DUF881 domain-containing protein: MNTTRNGLIESKVNTLGRPKNLSFSIIAAIIGLMVAIQFQTVREPEVRDTRDTWQLREDLMKEKELQSKLLLEIRSNEEKLAKYETERQQSKEEVLRETLAELKDEAGLTEVTGPGITLSIKPAFNLIVEGDNPPSVSPDMLKRLLNELNMYGAKHVSVDGERIINTTVIRDINRVTKINGHSLNRFPIEVRVITENGDAAEKLYNRMKVSTVAEDFFIDSLEVVVNRPESTLVVPAYQDTIRIRYMEPVKTDKGGGNG, encoded by the coding sequence ATGAATACCACTAGAAATGGCCTAATAGAAAGCAAGGTGAATACATTGGGCCGACCTAAGAATCTCAGCTTCAGTATCATAGCTGCAATTATTGGATTAATGGTCGCCATTCAGTTTCAAACCGTCAGGGAACCAGAAGTCAGGGACACAAGGGACACTTGGCAGCTTCGTGAGGATTTAATGAAGGAGAAGGAATTACAGTCCAAGCTGCTTCTTGAAATCAGGTCTAATGAAGAAAAATTAGCTAAGTATGAAACTGAGCGGCAGCAAAGCAAGGAAGAGGTACTGCGGGAAACCCTCGCTGAATTGAAGGATGAGGCTGGACTGACCGAGGTCACCGGTCCAGGGATAACTCTCTCGATTAAACCTGCTTTCAACCTGATTGTCGAAGGTGACAATCCGCCTTCGGTTTCTCCAGACATGCTTAAAAGGCTTTTGAATGAGTTGAACATGTATGGAGCGAAGCATGTTTCCGTTGATGGCGAGAGGATCATTAATACTACCGTCATCCGGGATATTAACAGGGTGACAAAAATCAATGGCCATTCACTCAATCGTTTTCCTATTGAAGTTCGGGTAATAACGGAAAATGGAGACGCAGCCGAAAAGTTATATAATCGGATGAAGGTTTCCACGGTAGCCGAGGATTTTTTCATCGATAGCCTGGAAGTGGTCGTAAACAGGCCAGAGAGCACGCTGGTTGTACCTGCATATCAAGATACAATCAGGATCAGGTACATGGAACCCGTTAAAACAGACAAAGGGGGAGGCAACGGATAA
- a CDS encoding small basic family protein, with amino-acid sequence MWLPVMGLVIGVIIGLLTDIRIPEEYSNYLSIAILAALDTLFGGIRAQLQNIYDEKVFVSGFFFNIVLAASLAFLGVHLGVDLYLAAVFAFGVRLFQNIAVIRRIILTKWSTTSEK; translated from the coding sequence ATGTGGCTTCCAGTAATGGGGTTGGTAATCGGTGTCATCATTGGGCTATTGACCGATATCCGAATTCCTGAAGAATACTCCAACTATTTATCAATCGCGATCCTTGCAGCCCTAGATACTTTGTTCGGAGGGATCCGCGCCCAGCTGCAAAATATTTATGATGAAAAAGTTTTTGTATCAGGATTCTTTTTTAATATAGTATTAGCAGCAAGTTTAGCTTTTCTAGGTGTCCATCTTGGTGTAGACTTGTATTTAGCAGCAGTTTTTGCCTTTGGGGTAAGGCTGTTCCAGAATATAGCCGTCATTCGGAGAATAATATTGACAAAATGGTCAACGACAAGTGAAAAGTAG
- a CDS encoding DUF881 domain-containing protein: MKQRKLRKLKLKKKVNSNRVILSIVFLVLGFMVAFSFRVTQDEGDKGQGLTDRQWEKHLSLRNDLIEQEEKNRELQQELNAKQEKVREIEASLSKEAQVFFNMAEDAEKYRMFLGKVEVSGNGVKVTLADGEYDPDEENINNYLVHEHHVFKVINELYISGAAAIAVNGQRISHNSYILCTGPVITVDGYQHPAPFEITAIGDPDVLSSALNITGGVKDQLVNDQIVFSLEEKEDLKMDPILGK; encoded by the coding sequence ATGAAGCAGAGGAAGCTGAGGAAGTTGAAATTGAAAAAGAAAGTGAACAGTAATCGTGTAATACTTTCAATCGTTTTCCTGGTACTTGGCTTCATGGTCGCTTTTTCATTCCGTGTTACACAGGACGAGGGTGACAAAGGCCAGGGTTTGACGGACAGGCAATGGGAGAAGCATTTAAGTCTGAGAAACGATCTGATAGAACAGGAAGAAAAAAACCGCGAGCTTCAACAAGAGTTGAATGCCAAGCAGGAAAAGGTAAGGGAAATTGAGGCCAGCCTTTCCAAAGAAGCGCAGGTTTTCTTTAACATGGCTGAGGACGCTGAGAAATACCGTATGTTCCTTGGCAAGGTAGAGGTCAGTGGCAATGGAGTAAAAGTAACTCTGGCTGATGGAGAGTACGATCCTGATGAGGAGAATATCAATAATTATCTTGTCCACGAGCATCATGTTTTCAAGGTGATCAACGAATTGTACATTTCAGGAGCAGCAGCTATCGCTGTGAACGGGCAACGAATTTCTCACAATTCATATATATTGTGTACAGGCCCTGTCATCACTGTTGATGGCTACCAGCATCCTGCCCCATTTGAAATCACTGCTATTGGTGACCCCGATGTTCTTTCCTCCGCTCTCAATATTACCGGTGGGGTAAAAGATCAGCTTGTGAATGACCAGATTGTTTTTTCATTAGAGGAAAAGGAAGATCTTAAAATGGATCCGATTTTGGGAAAATGA